One Sinorhizobium mexicanum genomic region harbors:
- a CDS encoding glutathione S-transferase family protein has product MTKLVLYIGNKNYSSWSLRPWLALEACGVPFEDVVIPFDFPAGNPRFREISPTGRVPVLHHGDARIWESLAIIEYVAELYPEAGVWPENREDRARARSYSMEMLSGFRALRGACPMNIRRPRKAIALPDDVQADVARIEEIWRESIARSGGPFLFGRFTAADAMFAPVVNRFDVYELVTDPATLAYMDAVKGHPAFRKWEEAARAEPWIVPEDEA; this is encoded by the coding sequence ATGACGAAGCTCGTCCTTTATATTGGCAACAAGAACTATTCCTCCTGGTCGCTTCGACCCTGGCTGGCGCTTGAAGCCTGCGGAGTTCCGTTCGAGGATGTCGTTATTCCCTTCGATTTCCCCGCTGGAAATCCGCGCTTCCGCGAGATCTCGCCGACAGGACGCGTGCCGGTGCTCCATCATGGCGATGCCCGTATCTGGGAATCGCTGGCGATCATCGAATATGTGGCGGAGCTTTACCCCGAGGCCGGAGTCTGGCCGGAAAACCGCGAGGACCGGGCCCGCGCCCGCAGCTATTCGATGGAGATGCTGTCAGGTTTTCGGGCGCTGCGCGGCGCCTGCCCGATGAACATTCGCCGGCCCCGTAAGGCGATCGCGCTGCCGGACGATGTCCAGGCCGACGTCGCCCGCATCGAAGAAATCTGGCGGGAATCGATCGCCCGCTCGGGCGGACCGTTTCTCTTCGGCCGTTTTACGGCGGCGGATGCGATGTTCGCCCCGGTTGTCAACCGTTTTGATGTCTACGAACTGGTGACAGATCCCGCCACGCTCGCCTATATGGATGCCGTCAAGGGGCACCCGGCCTTCCGCAAATGGGAGGAAGCGGCAAGGGCCGAACCGTGGATCGTGCCGGAAGACGAAGCGTGA
- the phaR gene encoding polyhydroxyalkanoate synthesis repressor PhaR: MAKNEGQIVIKKYANRRLYNTGTSTYVTLDDLAVMVKKGEEFVVQDAKSGEDITHSVLTQIIFEQESKTGNTLLPISFLRQLISFYGDQMQMVVPSYLEHSMQAFTEQQSQMREQINKAFGDTPLGKNLQVPLQLVEEQVRRNTEMFHQAMQMFSPFMAAPPAKETKKAEAKDIDELKEQLRALQTKLDNLG, from the coding sequence ATGGCGAAGAATGAAGGCCAGATCGTTATCAAGAAATATGCGAACCGGCGCCTCTACAATACCGGCACCAGCACTTACGTGACCCTCGACGACCTGGCAGTGATGGTAAAGAAGGGTGAAGAGTTCGTGGTACAGGACGCGAAGTCCGGCGAAGACATCACCCACTCCGTGTTGACGCAGATTATTTTCGAGCAGGAATCGAAGACCGGCAACACGCTCTTGCCGATTTCCTTTCTGCGCCAGCTGATCTCCTTCTACGGCGACCAGATGCAGATGGTCGTGCCGAGCTATCTCGAACATTCGATGCAGGCCTTCACCGAACAGCAGTCGCAGATGCGCGAGCAGATCAACAAGGCGTTCGGCGACACGCCGCTTGGCAAGAACCTGCAGGTGCCGCTGCAACTGGTCGAGGAGCAGGTGCGGCGCAACACCGAAATGTTCCATCAGGCCATGCAGATGTTCTCACCCTTCATGGCCGCGCCCCCGGCCAAGGAAACGAAGAAGGCAGAGGCCAAAGACATCGACGAGCTCAAGGAACAGTTGCGCGCCTTGCAGACGAAGCTCGACAATCTCGGCTAA
- the rpmF gene encoding 50S ribosomal protein L32, giving the protein MAVPKRKTSPSKRGMRRSADALKAPTYIEDKNSGELRRPHHIDLKTGMYRGRQVLTPKENA; this is encoded by the coding sequence ATGGCTGTACCGAAAAGAAAAACGAGCCCGTCCAAGCGTGGCATGCGCCGTTCCGCTGACGCCCTCAAGGCTCCGACCTACATTGAAGACAAGAATTCCGGCGAACTGCGTCGTCCGCACCACATCGACCTGAAGACCGGCATGTACCGCGGTCGCCAGGTGCTGACGCCGAAGGAAAACGCATAA